Proteins encoded within one genomic window of Flavobacterium sp. NG2:
- a CDS encoding ATP-dependent Clp protease adaptor ClpS, whose protein sequence is MSTKEKIRERVSLMEVPSLNNEIVVYNDDVNTFDHVIDTLIRVCDHTPEQAEQCSLIVHYNGKCTVKTGALDKLKPQCIQLLEAGISAEII, encoded by the coding sequence ATGAGTACTAAAGAAAAAATAAGAGAACGAGTTAGCCTAATGGAAGTCCCTTCCTTAAACAACGAAATTGTTGTTTATAATGACGATGTAAATACTTTTGATCACGTTATTGACACTTTAATTCGTGTATGTGATCACACCCCTGAACAAGCAGAACAATGTTCACTTATCGTTCATTATAATGGAAAATGCACTGTAAAAACTGGAGCATTGGACAAATTAAAACCTCAATGTATCCAACTCTTGGAAGCAGGAATAAGTGCTGAGATAATTTAA
- a CDS encoding DUF6691 family protein has translation MKVLKYLIVGFVFGIVLTKSEAVSWYRIYEMFQFQSFHMYGIIMVAILTGAIGIQLIKRKNIKDVDGLPIEIPNKEDGNYRYWIGGLIFGLGWGLVGSCPGPIFILLGAGFYTIGIVLIGAIIGTYLYGLIKDKLPH, from the coding sequence ATGAAAGTATTAAAATATTTAATTGTTGGTTTTGTATTCGGAATTGTATTAACCAAGTCTGAAGCTGTTTCTTGGTATCGAATTTATGAAATGTTTCAGTTTCAATCATTTCATATGTATGGTATTATTATGGTTGCAATTCTTACTGGCGCTATAGGGATTCAGTTGATTAAAAGAAAAAACATTAAAGATGTTGATGGATTGCCTATTGAAATCCCAAATAAAGAAGATGGGAATTACCGTTACTGGATAGGTGGTTTAATTTTTGGACTAGGTTGGGGACTTGTTGGTTCATGTCCAGGTCCAATTTTTATTTTGTTAGGAGCTGGTTTTTATACTATTGGGATTGTATTAATAGGTGCGATAATAGGAACTTATTTATACGGTCTTATTAAAGACAAGTTGCCACATTAA
- the kdsA gene encoding 3-deoxy-8-phosphooctulonate synthase, with product MNIEQIPQIKHTTSGNFFLLAGPCAIEGEEMAMKIAEKLVGITDKLEIPYVFKGSFKKANRSRIDSFSGIGDEKALKILRKVSETFHIPTVTDIHTNEDADMAAQYVDVLQIPAFLVRQTDLVVAAANTGKVVNLKKGQFMSPESMKHAVQKVLDCNNQNVMVTDRGTMFGYQDMIVDYRGIPTMQQYATTVLDVTHSLQQPNQTAGVTGGRPDMIETVAKAGIAVGVDGIFIETHFDPANAKSDGANMLHLDYFEALMTKLVAIRQTVNSF from the coding sequence ATGAACATCGAACAAATTCCTCAAATCAAACATACAACTAGTGGTAACTTTTTTTTATTAGCTGGTCCTTGTGCCATTGAAGGCGAAGAAATGGCAATGAAAATTGCAGAAAAACTAGTAGGCATTACCGATAAACTTGAAATCCCTTATGTTTTTAAAGGTTCATTCAAAAAAGCCAATCGTTCTAGAATTGATAGTTTCTCAGGAATTGGAGATGAAAAAGCTTTAAAAATATTGCGTAAAGTATCCGAAACTTTTCATATCCCTACAGTTACAGATATCCATACAAACGAAGATGCTGATATGGCTGCTCAATATGTTGATGTATTGCAAATACCTGCTTTTTTAGTACGTCAAACCGATTTAGTCGTAGCTGCTGCCAATACAGGAAAAGTAGTAAACTTGAAAAAAGGACAATTCATGAGTCCAGAAAGTATGAAACATGCTGTTCAAAAAGTATTGGATTGCAACAACCAAAACGTAATGGTGACTGATAGAGGAACTATGTTTGGTTACCAAGACATGATTGTTGACTATAGAGGAATCCCTACTATGCAACAATATGCTACTACAGTGCTTGATGTAACACACTCTTTACAACAACCAAATCAAACCGCAGGAGTTACAGGTGGACGTCCAGATATGATTGAAACTGTAGCTAAAGCAGGTATTGCTGTTGGTGTAGATGGAATTTTTATCGAAACTCATTTTGATCCAGCTAATGCTAAAAGTGATGGTGCTAACATGTTGCATTTAGATTATTTCGAAGCCTTGATGACAAAACTTGTTGCCATCAGACAAACTGTGAATTCATTTTAA
- a CDS encoding YeeE/YedE family protein, translating into MDLIFQTWPWYVSGFLIGMIMLCLLYFGKSFGMSSNLRTMCAMIGAGKHTSFFEFDWKAQRWNLVVVLGSMIGGYVAVNYMSDASNVAINPKTIEQLGSLGIDAPNGELVPQALFGNQTFENPQMILILLIGGILIGFGSRYAGGCTSGHAISGLSNMQFPSLKAVIGFFIGGLIMVHLLFPLIF; encoded by the coding sequence ATGGATTTAATTTTTCAAACATGGCCTTGGTATGTATCGGGTTTTTTGATAGGCATGATTATGCTTTGTTTACTCTATTTTGGAAAAAGTTTTGGAATGTCGTCAAACCTCCGAACAATGTGTGCAATGATTGGTGCAGGGAAACATACTAGTTTTTTTGAATTTGATTGGAAGGCACAACGATGGAATTTGGTCGTTGTTTTAGGTTCAATGATTGGTGGTTATGTAGCTGTTAACTATATGAGTGACGCCTCAAATGTAGCTATTAACCCTAAGACAATTGAGCAACTTGGCAGTTTAGGGATTGATGCTCCAAATGGAGAATTAGTTCCACAAGCGCTTTTTGGGAATCAAACTTTTGAGAATCCTCAGATGATTTTGATTTTATTAATTGGAGGAATTTTAATTGGTTTTGGATCACGATATGCTGGAGGCTGTACTTCAGGTCATGCAATTTCAGGGTTGAGTAATATGCAGTTTCCTTCTTTGAAAGCTGTTATTGGATTTTTTATAGGAGGATTAATTATGGTTCATTTATTATTCCCATTAATTTTTTAA
- a CDS encoding 2-dehydro-3-deoxyphosphooctonate aldolase — translation MKKNILFLFLSIFTISCVSTRSTLKNIDDNAPTPRLNSQNTFVITEYSSDKKYGYDKDYPINVFFLNTNNDTINASRFLNALAGPKGEKITYTKLESCCPFPTKHSSMGAGFLDVYELKWDGQKKPIILYMNIYEKGYLKVPMGLTVKKSL, via the coding sequence ATGAAAAAAAACATTCTTTTCTTATTCCTTTCGATTTTTACTATTTCATGTGTAAGTACTAGATCAACATTAAAAAACATTGATGATAATGCTCCCACTCCAAGGCTTAATTCACAAAATACTTTTGTAATTACAGAATACAGTTCAGATAAAAAATATGGTTACGATAAAGATTACCCTATAAATGTATTTTTTTTAAACACCAATAACGACACAATTAATGCTAGCCGTTTTTTGAATGCCTTGGCCGGCCCTAAGGGAGAAAAAATAACCTATACTAAACTAGAAAGCTGTTGTCCTTTCCCAACTAAACACAGCTCAATGGGAGCTGGATTCTTAGATGTTTATGAACTTAAATGGGATGGGCAAAAAAAACCAATTATATTATATATGAATATTTATGAAAAAGGATATCTGAAGGTTCCTATGGGGCTAACAGTAAAAAAAAGCCTGTAA